CTCGTAAAATCTGAGCCCCGATTCCGTATTCTCTTAGGTCAGGAGCAAATCCCAATTTTTCATTGGCTTCGACTGTATCGAGTCCACCCTCTTGCAAAGAATAGGCTTTGAGTTTGTTAATGATCCCAATCCCACGTCCCTCTTGGCGCATATAAAGTAATACACCATTTCCTTCTTTTTCAATCATGCGCAGGGCATTATGGAGTTGAGGCCCACAATCGCAACGCTGCGAAGAAAAAATATCTCCCGTCAAACATTCACTATGAACACGAACAAGCACTGGTTTTTCAGGATCGATCTCACCTTTCACAAGAGCCATATGAATCTTATCATCAATTTGAGTGGAATAAGCTTTGATTTTAAAATCACCAAACTCCGTTGGCAAACTTGCTTCCACTTCCAAATGGATTAATTTTTCTTTATGCCTTCTGTAACGAATTAAATCTTCTATCGTATAAATATTAAGACCGTGTGTTTTTGCAAATTTTTCCAAATCTGGAATCCTTGCCATCGATCCATCGTCATTCATGATTTCACAAATCACACCACTTGGGTAAAGACCAGCTAACTTTGCCAAGTCGACTGCGGCTTCTGTATGGCCTGCCCTACGTAAAACTCCACCCGTAACCGCTTGCAGCGGAAACATATGACCGGGACGCATCAAATCTTCCGATTTGGTCTTTGGATCGAGAAGCGCTTCCACCGTTTTAGCTCTGTCTGGCGCCGAGATTCCCGTAGTCGTTCCATGTTTAGCATCCACAGAAACGGTAAAGGCCGTTCCGTGTTTATCTCCCAAGGAAAGATCATCCACCATCTTTCCGAGACCAAGTGTTTGTAACCTTTCCCTTTCCATCGGGACACAAATGAGTCCGCGACCGTGAGTTGCCATAAAGTTGATTTTGTCTTTGTCTGCAAATTGGGAAGCACAGACCAAATCTCCTTCGTTTTCTCTGTCTTCAGAGTCGACAAGAATGATCATTTTGCCTTGACGGATTTCTTCGATTGCTTCTTCGATCGGACGTATCATGGGGAAAGGCCTCTATATACTAAAACTCTGAAAGCCGTTCCGAATTAAAGAAGATTCCCAAAGAAAGTCATTGATTTTTCCCCTTTCTTTTGTCTAAATATTCCGGATCGGAGGTCATGTGGAACTGAAACTAAACGCAACGGGAAAGATCAAAACCATTGAAATTGCAGGAAAATTCGATATCGAATCCACAGAGGAATTTGAGTCAATCTTTGCAAAACTCATTGAACCAAACCCAAGTATCGTTTCCATCGAAATGAGTCGCCTTGACTATATTGATTCCTCTGGAATTGGGTCTCTTATCAAAAGCCTTAACTCACTCAAAAACAAAAAAGGCAAACTCATCCTTGTTGGTATGAAGCCGATGATTTTGAACGTATTCAAATTAGCAAAATTAGATATGTTTTTTGAAATTATGAATGAAATGGATTTTCGAACCAAATACATTTCCGATGATGATACCGATTCCGAAATCGACGATCTTCTAAAACGAAACTAAGACCCAGACCTCTGCTCCAAATAGTTTTCAATGTACTTGGCAAGTACATCCACTTCGACATTCAACCTTTGGTCTTTTTTCCAAGTATTTGCATTGGTTTTTTCCATTGTCTCAGGAATCAGGATG
This genomic stretch from Leptospira meyeri harbors:
- a CDS encoding STAS domain-containing protein; translation: MELKLNATGKIKTIEIAGKFDIESTEEFESIFAKLIEPNPSIVSIEMSRLDYIDSSGIGSLIKSLNSLKNKKGKLILVGMKPMILNVFKLAKLDMFFEIMNEMDFRTKYISDDDTDSEIDDLLKRN
- a CDS encoding bifunctional 3,4-dihydroxy-2-butanone-4-phosphate synthase/GTP cyclohydrolase II, whose protein sequence is MIRPIEEAIEEIRQGKMIILVDSEDRENEGDLVCASQFADKDKINFMATHGRGLICVPMERERLQTLGLGKMVDDLSLGDKHGTAFTVSVDAKHGTTTGISAPDRAKTVEALLDPKTKSEDLMRPGHMFPLQAVTGGVLRRAGHTEAAVDLAKLAGLYPSGVICEIMNDDGSMARIPDLEKFAKTHGLNIYTIEDLIRYRRHKEKLIHLEVEASLPTEFGDFKIKAYSTQIDDKIHMALVKGEIDPEKPVLVRVHSECLTGDIFSSQRCDCGPQLHNALRMIEKEGNGVLLYMRQEGRGIGIINKLKAYSLQEGGLDTVEANEKLGFAPDLREYGIGAQILRDIGVKQMKLITNNPRKIVGLEGYNLHVTERVPIEIDPVEENTRYLQTKKTKLGHLLNLHG